The proteins below are encoded in one region of Micromonospora pisi:
- the bioB gene encoding biotin synthase BioB produces MPEILDQARAQVLGEGVGLDEAGVLAVLRLPDEHLPAALQLAHDVRMRWCGPEVEVEGIVSLKTGGCPEDCHFCSQSGLFASPVRSVWLDIPSLVEAAKQTAKTGATEFCIVAAVRGPDARLMKQMREGVAAIKAEVDIQVAASLGMLSQEQVDELVDMGVHRYNHNLETCRSYFPNVVTTHSFEERWETLRMVRESGMEVCCGGILGLGESVEQRAEFAVQLAELNPHEVPLNFLNPRPGTPLGDQPVVEGKDALRAIAAFRLAMPRTILRFAGGREITLGDLGTRDGLLGGINAVIVGNYLTTLGRPADADLALLDELKMPVKALSATL; encoded by the coding sequence ATGCCAGAGATCCTCGACCAGGCGCGTGCCCAGGTGCTCGGTGAAGGCGTCGGCCTCGACGAGGCCGGTGTGCTCGCCGTACTGCGCCTTCCCGACGAGCACCTGCCCGCCGCCCTGCAACTCGCCCACGACGTGCGGATGCGCTGGTGTGGTCCGGAGGTGGAGGTCGAGGGAATCGTCTCGCTGAAGACCGGCGGTTGCCCCGAGGACTGCCACTTCTGCTCCCAGTCCGGACTTTTCGCCTCGCCGGTACGTTCGGTCTGGCTGGACATCCCGTCGCTGGTCGAGGCGGCTAAGCAGACGGCGAAGACCGGTGCGACCGAGTTCTGCATCGTCGCGGCGGTACGCGGCCCGGACGCGCGGCTGATGAAGCAGATGCGCGAGGGTGTGGCCGCGATCAAGGCCGAGGTCGACATCCAGGTCGCCGCCTCGCTCGGCATGCTCAGCCAGGAGCAGGTCGACGAACTGGTCGACATGGGCGTGCACCGTTACAACCACAACCTGGAAACCTGCCGGTCGTACTTCCCGAACGTGGTCACCACGCACTCCTTCGAGGAGCGTTGGGAGACCCTGCGGATGGTGCGCGAGTCCGGCATGGAGGTCTGCTGCGGCGGCATCCTGGGGCTGGGCGAGTCGGTGGAGCAGCGGGCCGAGTTCGCCGTACAGCTCGCCGAACTGAACCCGCACGAGGTGCCGTTGAACTTCCTCAACCCGCGTCCGGGCACCCCGCTGGGTGACCAGCCGGTGGTGGAGGGGAAGGACGCGCTGCGGGCGATCGCGGCGTTCCGGCTGGCGATGCCGCGTACGATCCTCCGGTTCGCCGGCGGCCGGGAGATCACCCTGGGCGACCTCGGTACCCGCGACGGGCTGCTCGGCGGCATCAACGCGGTGATCGTGGGCAACTACCTGACCACGCTCGGTCGTCCGGCCGACGCCGACCTGGCCCTGCTCGACGAGCTGAAGATGCCGGTCAAGGCCCTCTCCGCGACGCTCTGA
- the bioD gene encoding dethiobiotin synthase translates to MLVTGTDTDVGKTVVTAAITAAAQAAGLRVAVIKPGQTGTVTGAPSDIDTVNRLAAPLTARTLANFPEPLAPLAAARVAAMEPLELYTVVDAVRAETDKHDLVLVEGAGGLLVPMGVRPSGEPWTVADLAVSLGAPAVVVARAGLGTLNHTALTLEALERRAVPAGVVLGAWPNEPELVHWANLSELVPNMVGALPDGAGTMDPGVFRRSAPGWLTPALYGVLDDWRTWADDVH, encoded by the coding sequence ATCCTGGTCACCGGCACCGACACCGATGTCGGCAAGACGGTGGTCACGGCGGCGATCACCGCCGCCGCGCAGGCGGCCGGACTCCGGGTCGCGGTGATCAAACCCGGTCAGACCGGTACGGTCACCGGCGCCCCGTCCGACATCGACACGGTCAACCGGTTGGCCGCCCCGCTGACCGCCCGTACCCTGGCGAACTTCCCCGAACCGCTCGCCCCGCTGGCAGCGGCGAGGGTGGCGGCGATGGAGCCGCTGGAGCTCTACACGGTGGTCGACGCGGTACGCGCGGAGACCGACAAGCACGACCTGGTGCTGGTCGAGGGGGCCGGCGGGCTGCTCGTCCCGATGGGCGTACGCCCCTCCGGTGAGCCGTGGACCGTCGCCGACCTTGCGGTGTCGCTCGGTGCACCGGCGGTGGTGGTGGCCCGCGCCGGGCTGGGCACGCTCAACCACACCGCGCTCACCCTGGAGGCGTTGGAGCGGCGGGCGGTGCCGGCCGGGGTGGTGCTCGGCGCCTGGCCGAACGAGCCCGAGCTGGTGCACTGGGCCAACCTGAGCGAGCTGGTGCCGAACATGGTCGGCGCGTTGCCCGACGGGGCCGGGACGATGGATCCGGGTGTCTTCCGGCGCTCCGCTCCGGGCTGGCTCACCCCGGCGCTCTACGGTGTCCTCGACGACTGGCGGACCTGGGCCGACGACGTCCACTGA
- a CDS encoding 8-amino-7-oxononanoate synthase: MASWLEALDRRAQLRAKAGLTRRLRPRGATDPVVDLAGNDYLGLAHHPAVTVAATEALRTYGLGATGSRLVRGSTDLHSALERALADWFGATRALVYSSGYLANLGAVRALVRPRTLLVSDAHNHASLIDGCRLSGAQTVVTPHADVAAVEEALAAAPGRPAVVVTESVFSVDGDLAPLARLHEVARRHGALLLVDDAHAVGVRGPGGAGAVVEAGLAGAPDVVITATLSKALGGAGGVVAGPAELIRHLVETGRTFIYDTALPPAVAAGVLAAVELARDGDALREELADRAAAAVRHLGRAGLDVSTPAAAVVSVTAPGPEAAAAWAADCLDWGVAVGCFRPPSTPDTRSRLRLTVNVGVPRAEFDRALDVIVECAP, encoded by the coding sequence GTGGCGAGCTGGCTGGAAGCGCTGGACCGGCGTGCCCAGCTACGTGCCAAGGCGGGCCTGACCCGACGGCTGCGCCCCCGGGGCGCGACCGATCCGGTGGTCGACCTCGCCGGCAACGACTACCTGGGGCTCGCCCACCATCCGGCGGTCACCGTCGCGGCCACCGAGGCGCTGCGGACGTACGGGCTGGGCGCCACCGGTTCCCGGCTGGTCCGGGGTTCGACCGACCTGCACTCCGCGCTGGAGCGGGCCCTGGCCGACTGGTTCGGTGCCACCCGCGCGCTCGTCTACTCCTCCGGTTACCTGGCCAACCTCGGCGCCGTACGCGCCCTGGTCCGCCCCCGTACGCTGCTCGTCTCCGACGCGCACAACCACGCCTCGTTGATCGACGGTTGCCGGCTCTCCGGTGCCCAGACCGTGGTCACCCCGCACGCTGACGTGGCCGCCGTGGAGGAAGCCCTGGCGGCGGCACCGGGCCGGCCGGCGGTGGTCGTCACCGAGTCGGTCTTCTCGGTCGACGGCGACCTCGCCCCGCTGGCCCGGCTGCACGAGGTGGCCCGCCGACACGGTGCGCTGCTGCTCGTCGACGACGCGCACGCGGTCGGCGTACGCGGTCCGGGCGGGGCCGGCGCGGTGGTCGAGGCAGGGCTCGCCGGCGCGCCCGACGTGGTGATCACCGCCACCCTGTCGAAGGCGCTGGGTGGGGCCGGGGGTGTGGTCGCCGGTCCGGCGGAGCTGATCCGGCACCTGGTGGAGACCGGCCGCACCTTCATCTACGACACCGCCCTGCCCCCGGCGGTCGCGGCGGGCGTACTCGCCGCCGTGGAACTGGCCCGGGACGGTGATGCCCTCCGGGAGGAGCTGGCCGACCGCGCCGCCGCCGCCGTGCGTCACCTCGGCCGGGCCGGGCTGGACGTGTCGACCCCGGCCGCCGCAGTGGTCTCGGTGACCGCCCCCGGTCCCGAGGCGGCCGCCGCCTGGGCCGCCGACTGCCTCGACTGGGGCGTGGCGGTCGGCTGTTTCCGCCCGCCCTCCACCCCCGACACCCGCTCGCGGCTGCGGCTGACGGTCAACGTCGGTGTGCCGCGCGCCGAGTTCGACCGCGCCCTGGACGTGATCGTGGAATGTGCCCCGTGA